One genomic window of Candidatus Didemnitutus sp. includes the following:
- a CDS encoding ABC transporter ATP-binding protein — MLVVENLSVSYGAISALGGISFRIEQGRIVTLVGANGAGKTTTLKTLSGLLRAKSGAVKFKGEDITRLPPHHIVARGLGHVPEGRMVFANLTVDENLAMGAYLQRDRERIARNRDYVFGIFPRLKERLAQAAGTLSGGEQQMLAIGRALMGEPQLLMLDEPSLGIAPKLISTIFEKIIEINRERGVTILLVEQNAKLALEISHDAYVLETGRVVMQGPSEKLRADPQLKAAYLGG, encoded by the coding sequence ATGCTCGTCGTCGAAAATCTCTCCGTCTCCTACGGCGCCATCAGCGCGCTGGGCGGGATTTCGTTCCGCATCGAGCAAGGCCGCATCGTCACGCTCGTCGGCGCCAACGGCGCGGGCAAGACCACCACGCTCAAGACCCTCTCCGGCCTCCTGCGCGCCAAGAGCGGCGCGGTGAAGTTCAAGGGCGAGGATATCACCCGCCTGCCGCCGCACCACATCGTCGCCCGCGGCCTGGGCCACGTGCCGGAAGGCCGCATGGTGTTCGCCAATCTCACCGTCGACGAAAACCTCGCGATGGGCGCCTACCTCCAACGCGACCGCGAGCGCATTGCCCGCAACCGCGACTACGTCTTCGGCATTTTCCCGCGCCTCAAGGAGCGTCTCGCCCAAGCCGCCGGCACGCTCTCGGGCGGCGAACAGCAGATGCTCGCCATCGGCCGCGCCCTGATGGGCGAGCCGCAGTTGCTCATGCTCGACGAGCCCTCGCTCGGCATTGCGCCGAAGCTCATCAGCACGATCTTCGAGAAGATCATCGAGATCAACCGCGAGCGCGGCGTCACGATCCTGCTCGTCGAACAGAACGCCAAGCTCGCGCTCGAAATCTCGCACGACGCCTACGTCCTCGAAACCGGCCGCGTGGTCATGCAAGGCCCCTCGGAAAAACTCCGCGCCGACCCGCAGCTCAAAGCCGCCTACCTCGGCGGCTGA
- the htpG gene encoding molecular chaperone HtpG yields MSTHTPQKFEFQAEIKQLLDIVIHSLYTEKEIFVRELVSNASDALEKLRHLQLTEKDIHDDAQPLEIAITTDDKAKTVTIQDFGLGMTREELIQNLGTIAHSGSKQFLKALGESGAKNSNLIGQFGVGFYSAFMVAKSVKVYSHSWQKDAPGHVWTSDGSGSYEVEEVADQRRGAKIVVELKDDCADFAQDWKLKEILTRYSAFVGFPITLNGEKITTVQALWLRSKSEIKDEEYTEFYKFQAHAHDAPRYRLHFNADAPLTINALVFVPQENTEKLGFSRLEPAVALYCRKVLIDAQPKDLLPEWLRFLKGVIDSEDLPLNISRETMQDKALLDKLGKVITKRFLKLLEEEATQRTDAYNEFYAQFGIFLKEGAALDFTHKDQIVKLLRWESSLTEKGKTTSLADYVSRMKDGQKEIYYLVAPNREAIESGPYLEGFKARNLEVLFCYEAVDEYVFNNVREFDGKKFLSADHSDVKLEDVPQQGEALSESDAKDLAKWLQDTLGAQVADVKTSDRLVGSPALATNADKFASPMMRRMMKAMKKPGEADEPVKVNLEINPRHAVIKKLASMRTADAEKAELVAEQLLDNALIAAGLLEDPSRMVARLNKLLESV; encoded by the coding sequence ATGTCGACCCACACTCCGCAAAAATTCGAGTTCCAAGCCGAGATCAAGCAGCTGCTCGATATCGTCATCCACTCGCTCTACACGGAGAAGGAGATCTTCGTCCGCGAGCTCGTGTCGAACGCCTCCGACGCGCTCGAAAAGCTCCGCCATCTCCAACTGACTGAGAAGGACATCCACGACGACGCCCAGCCGCTCGAAATCGCCATCACGACCGACGACAAGGCCAAGACCGTCACGATCCAGGACTTCGGCCTCGGCATGACGCGCGAGGAGCTCATCCAAAACCTCGGCACCATCGCCCACTCCGGCTCCAAACAGTTCCTCAAGGCCCTCGGCGAGTCCGGCGCGAAGAACAGCAACCTCATCGGCCAGTTCGGCGTCGGTTTCTACAGCGCGTTCATGGTCGCGAAGTCCGTGAAGGTCTACTCGCACTCCTGGCAAAAGGACGCGCCCGGCCACGTTTGGACGAGCGACGGCTCCGGCAGCTACGAAGTCGAGGAAGTCGCCGACCAGCGCCGCGGCGCGAAGATCGTCGTCGAGCTGAAGGACGACTGCGCCGACTTCGCCCAGGACTGGAAGCTCAAGGAAATCCTCACCCGCTACAGCGCCTTCGTCGGCTTCCCTATCACGCTCAACGGCGAGAAAATCACCACCGTCCAGGCGCTCTGGCTGCGCAGCAAGTCCGAGATCAAGGACGAGGAATACACCGAGTTCTACAAGTTCCAGGCCCACGCCCACGACGCCCCGCGCTATCGCCTGCACTTCAACGCCGACGCACCGCTCACGATCAATGCGCTCGTCTTCGTTCCGCAGGAAAACACCGAGAAACTCGGCTTCTCCCGCCTCGAGCCCGCCGTCGCGCTCTATTGCCGCAAGGTCCTCATCGACGCCCAGCCGAAGGACCTGCTCCCCGAGTGGCTCCGCTTCCTCAAAGGTGTCATCGACAGCGAGGATCTCCCGCTGAACATCTCGCGCGAGACGATGCAGGACAAGGCCCTGCTCGACAAACTCGGCAAGGTCATCACCAAGCGCTTCCTCAAGCTCCTCGAAGAAGAAGCCACCCAGCGCACCGACGCCTACAACGAGTTCTACGCCCAGTTCGGCATTTTCCTGAAGGAAGGCGCCGCGCTGGACTTCACCCACAAGGACCAGATCGTGAAGCTGCTCCGCTGGGAGTCGTCGCTCACCGAGAAGGGCAAGACCACCTCGCTCGCCGACTACGTCTCGCGTATGAAGGACGGCCAAAAGGAAATCTATTACCTCGTCGCCCCAAATCGCGAAGCGATCGAGTCCGGCCCGTATCTCGAAGGCTTCAAGGCCCGCAACCTCGAGGTGCTCTTCTGCTACGAGGCGGTCGACGAATACGTCTTCAACAACGTCCGCGAATTCGACGGCAAGAAGTTCCTCTCCGCCGACCACAGCGACGTGAAACTCGAGGACGTCCCGCAGCAAGGCGAGGCGCTCAGCGAGTCTGACGCGAAGGACCTCGCCAAGTGGCTCCAAGACACGCTCGGCGCGCAGGTCGCCGACGTGAAGACCAGCGACCGCCTCGTCGGCTCGCCGGCCCTCGCGACCAACGCCGACAAGTTCGCCTCGCCGATGATGCGCCGCATGATGAAGGCGATGAAGAAGCCCGGCGAAGCCGACGAGCCCGTGAAGGTGAACCTCGAGATCAACCCGCGCCACGCGGTCATCAAGAAACTCGCCTCCATGCGCACCGCCGATGCCGAAAAGGCCGAGCTCGTCGCCGAACAACTCCTCGACAACGCCCTCATCGCCGCCGGTCTCCTCGAAGACCCGAGCCGCATGGTCGCGCGCCTGAACAAGCTTCTCGAAAGCGTCTGA
- a CDS encoding ATP-binding protein, with amino-acid sequence MPLRIKIGPPVSEDDFYPRPELIARLLRALENSHVAFLGPRRTGKTSCLKRILSAPPTGYVPISINLEKYDRVEDWFLAMLVQVRAELGKPGPKAPWLVEKGASFLQRIEELTIAGQGIKLAATKQQSAPWRPLADDLLSLLKDANPPIIFLLDEFPVFLNLVARKHSKEEVEALLNWFRSARQELVGLAPRFLVTGSIGLKGVVRRLGLSPTINDFDTVEIPPLAEADALKFLRALAHDNGVALNATGRRHIITLLGSAWPILLQLFISEIRESASKKAPTNAALEKIYRECLVAGPRNEYCSGMFTRLKEVFSASELRLAREILKSLCCSDLGLSRAEFEAIHARLVPVTEERALHADELDYVLDALKHDGYLHQEFEGEMRTRFASNILRDFWKRKTS; translated from the coding sequence ATGCCTCTCCGGATCAAAATCGGCCCGCCCGTATCGGAAGATGATTTCTATCCCCGCCCTGAGCTTATCGCACGATTACTCAGAGCCTTGGAAAACTCCCATGTCGCATTCTTGGGACCTCGTCGCACCGGTAAGACCTCCTGCCTTAAGCGAATCCTCTCTGCCCCACCAACAGGTTACGTTCCGATTTCCATCAATCTGGAAAAATACGACCGAGTTGAGGACTGGTTCCTTGCGATGCTTGTGCAGGTCCGAGCGGAGCTCGGCAAGCCAGGCCCGAAAGCTCCTTGGTTGGTGGAAAAGGGCGCAAGCTTCCTACAGCGGATCGAGGAACTCACCATCGCGGGCCAAGGCATTAAGCTGGCCGCAACCAAGCAGCAGTCCGCCCCGTGGCGGCCGCTAGCGGACGATCTCCTCAGTCTGCTCAAGGATGCCAATCCGCCGATCATCTTCCTCCTCGATGAGTTTCCGGTCTTCCTGAATCTCGTCGCTCGCAAGCACTCGAAGGAGGAAGTCGAAGCCCTGCTGAACTGGTTCCGCTCGGCCCGCCAAGAGTTGGTGGGCCTCGCGCCGCGCTTCCTCGTCACCGGCTCCATCGGCCTCAAGGGCGTGGTCCGCCGATTGGGACTATCCCCTACGATCAACGATTTCGACACAGTCGAAATTCCGCCTCTGGCCGAAGCCGACGCGCTGAAATTCCTCCGCGCGCTCGCCCACGACAACGGCGTCGCGCTGAACGCCACCGGCCGACGTCACATCATCACGCTCCTCGGCAGCGCTTGGCCGATTCTCCTCCAGCTTTTCATTTCCGAGATCAGAGAGTCAGCCTCGAAGAAAGCGCCGACCAACGCCGCGCTGGAAAAAATCTACCGCGAATGCCTCGTGGCCGGCCCGCGCAACGAATACTGCTCCGGCATGTTCACCCGGCTCAAGGAGGTGTTCTCCGCTAGCGAGCTTCGCCTCGCTCGCGAAATCCTGAAATCTCTCTGCTGTTCTGACCTCGGCCTGTCGCGCGCCGAGTTCGAGGCGATTCATGCCCGCCTCGTGCCAGTGACCGAAGAGCGCGCCTTGCACGCCGACGAACTCGATTACGTCCTCGATGCACTCAAGCACGACGGCTACCTGCACCAGGAATTCGAGGGCGAGATGCGCACGCGCTTCGCGTCGAATATCCTGCGCGACTTCTGGAAACGGAAAACCTCCTGA
- a CDS encoding tetratricopeptide repeat protein: protein MSSGLPFALYNPALLTPDALLGEFIARRPMLDALLNTIRENTAGHAPQHVLLVGARGMGKTTTLWAIAHSVSRDATLAREWQPVVFDEESRRVGDLADFWLEAIRQWEHATKDPGNRTQALLDTAGADIEDRAREVFLSAVKTSGRRALLLIDNLNDVLASIRDPEPLHRLRAFLMEDSRVMLIGGATRYFPEVTDVDQPFYDFFRAFELKPLSLEEMKACLLALAQSRGGETVEKAVREREGTMRSLHLLTGGNPRLIKTFYRLLAEGLRGDIRADLERLLDEFTPYFKSIVDALPTQQQRIFDTVALNWDPVDVATIAHATRVPSNQVSSQLRMLVKAGHVAEAAGSPKRKTYLLADRFSNIHYLMRHGRAAGSRFNWFVAILRLIFPDQDHATTLARLARQTAECGPEGMRDARELLHSALSRADSADSRRELLHATFRETWDKDTFNSFSHWFDLTEAKPHLPESDILAFFQQMPTALRKKLGYEPSSAQWWHRLTDFLEEKSAWALAEAAYRKAIELDPKRAYPWNDLGNLLQNHLGRPAEAEVAYRKAIELGPIYAYPWNGLGNLLKNHLSRPAEAEAAYRKAIELDPIYANPWNGLGNLLQDHLGRPAEAEVAYRKAIELDPELAYPWNGLGNLLQVHFSRPAEAEVAYRKAIELDPKFTNPWNGLGSLLRVYLGRPAEAEAAYRKAIELDPKLARPLSGLAELLSKQDGRISEARDCAIQALLLEPDSVFVRHAFQQLCTDQAKAWQAVLPSLAAWCASHPKAGNVFEFTVDGFIRFARLTSPAEALALLDSAPAAAQPFETLRDAFLAHADRNHLDRLAPERKVVAIELLNRIKNPPADQSQS from the coding sequence ATGTCCTCCGGCCTGCCCTTCGCGCTCTACAATCCCGCGCTGCTCACCCCAGACGCCTTGCTCGGCGAATTCATCGCCCGGCGTCCGATGCTCGACGCCCTGCTCAACACCATCCGCGAGAACACCGCCGGTCACGCTCCGCAACACGTGCTGCTGGTCGGTGCGCGCGGCATGGGTAAAACCACCACGCTCTGGGCCATCGCGCACAGCGTGAGCCGCGACGCCACGCTCGCGAGGGAGTGGCAGCCGGTCGTGTTCGACGAGGAGAGCCGGCGCGTCGGCGATCTCGCCGACTTTTGGCTCGAGGCGATTCGGCAATGGGAGCACGCCACCAAGGATCCGGGTAACCGCACCCAAGCCCTGCTCGATACGGCCGGAGCCGACATCGAGGACCGCGCCCGCGAAGTTTTCCTGAGTGCCGTTAAGACCAGCGGCCGCCGCGCCCTGCTGCTGATCGACAATTTGAACGATGTGCTCGCTTCGATCCGCGACCCCGAGCCGCTGCATCGCCTGCGGGCCTTCCTCATGGAGGACTCCCGCGTCATGCTGATTGGCGGCGCCACACGTTACTTCCCGGAGGTCACCGACGTTGACCAGCCGTTCTACGACTTCTTCCGCGCTTTCGAGCTGAAGCCGCTGTCGTTGGAGGAAATGAAGGCCTGTCTGCTGGCTCTCGCCCAAAGTCGCGGTGGAGAGACCGTGGAAAAAGCCGTGCGGGAACGCGAAGGCACCATGCGCTCGCTGCATTTGCTGACCGGCGGAAATCCACGCCTCATCAAAACCTTCTACCGCCTGCTGGCCGAGGGCCTGCGCGGCGACATCCGCGCCGACCTGGAGCGATTGCTCGACGAGTTCACGCCCTACTTCAAGTCCATCGTCGATGCGCTCCCCACGCAGCAACAGCGCATCTTCGACACCGTGGCGCTCAACTGGGACCCCGTGGACGTCGCCACCATCGCCCACGCCACCCGCGTGCCGAGCAATCAGGTCAGCTCGCAGCTCCGCATGTTGGTCAAGGCCGGCCATGTCGCCGAAGCCGCCGGCAGCCCCAAGCGCAAAACCTACCTGCTCGCCGACCGCTTTTCGAATATCCACTACCTGATGCGCCACGGTCGCGCCGCCGGCAGCCGGTTCAATTGGTTTGTCGCCATCCTGCGGTTGATCTTCCCCGACCAAGACCACGCCACAACCCTGGCGAGGCTGGCCCGACAAACCGCCGAATGCGGACCCGAGGGGATGCGCGATGCCCGCGAACTGCTGCACAGCGCGCTGAGTCGCGCCGATTCCGCCGACTCCCGCCGCGAATTGCTGCATGCCACCTTCCGGGAGACTTGGGATAAGGACACCTTTAACTCTTTCTCCCACTGGTTCGACCTGACAGAGGCAAAGCCTCACCTGCCCGAGAGCGATATCCTAGCCTTCTTCCAGCAGATGCCGACTGCTCTACGCAAGAAACTCGGCTATGAGCCCAGCTCGGCCCAGTGGTGGCATCGGCTTACGGATTTTCTGGAGGAGAAATCTGCGTGGGCGCTCGCCGAAGCCGCCTACCGCAAGGCCATCGAACTCGATCCCAAACGCGCCTACCCGTGGAACGATCTAGGCAACTTACTCCAAAATCACCTCGGCCGGCCCGCAGAAGCCGAGGTCGCCTATCGCAAGGCCATCGAACTCGGCCCCATATACGCCTACCCATGGAACGGCTTGGGCAATCTGCTCAAAAATCATCTCAGCCGGCCCGCAGAAGCCGAGGCCGCCTACCGTAAGGCCATCGAACTCGACCCCATATACGCCAACCCATGGAACGGTTTGGGCAATCTGCTCCAAGATCATCTCGGCCGGCCCGCCGAAGCCGAGGTCGCCTACCGCAAGGCCATCGAACTCGATCCCGAACTCGCCTACCCGTGGAACGGCCTGGGAAACCTACTCCAAGTTCATTTCAGCCGACCCGCCGAAGCCGAGGTCGCCTACCGCAAGGCCATCGAACTCGATCCCAAATTCACCAACCCATGGAACGGCTTGGGTAGCCTGCTCCGAGTTTACCTCGGCCGGCCCGCCGAAGCCGAAGCCGCCTATCGCAAGGCCATCGAACTCGATCCCAAACTCGCTCGCCCGCTGAGCGGTTTGGCTGAACTGCTCTCCAAGCAAGATGGCCGCATTTCAGAAGCCAGAGACTGCGCCATCCAAGCCCTCCTCCTCGAGCCGGATTCCGTTTTTGTCCGGCACGCCTTCCAGCAGTTGTGCACTGATCAAGCCAAGGCCTGGCAAGCGGTCTTGCCCTCACTCGCCGCTTGGTGCGCCAGCCACCCCAAGGCCGGCAACGTCTTCGAGTTCACCGTGGACGGCTTCATCCGCTTCGCGCGCCTGACCAGCCCCGCCGAGGCCCTCGCGCTGCTCG